TAAAAAATGATGACTTGAAATACCATTCCTACAATACCCCAGATGACCAAATCCCACAAGTTAACGGAGTGGTAAACAGCCGAAGCGAGGACGATTGCCAAACCGATGATTTTTCCTCCCAAATCGTGCGAGGCTGCTTTTGCCGCTGCCATTTTCTTCGGATCGTCAGTCTGTGCTCCCTGCTTGATCAGATCAAACTCCTTGTAAGGAGTCGTAATTGTAAACACAAAAATCCCTACAGCCAATATCGGAATGGTCACTGCCAAATATGCCAAAAAGTTTACTACGTAATCCAATTGTCCCAACATGTAAGTTGTCCTCTCCTTTCGCTACTTGTCTATGCCGACCGGCAAATAATATGATAGGTTGTTTGTAATCGGTCCACCGACACGAGCTACAATTGCCGATGCCTCTGTGCCGATCCAAAAGGACCCCCAGAGCAGTCGTCCAGCATAAGCCCCCTTCATCGTCTGAACCGTAATCTCCGGAAGCTCCACCCGTTTCTGATAAATCATCGGCTGCTCCCAGTAAAACTCTTCCTGATCTTTCTCTTGCAGCGTACCATCTGATGCAAACAGCATGACACCGCCACCTTCTCGCCCAAAAATCGGCTTCGTGACGTAGTCCTCTTTGCCTGCAAACCGATTTTCAAAATAAGTAGGCAGCATGTAAGCTTCGATGATCGCGTGCTCCTCTTCGGTGAAAAACTCATTCGCCTCATGCAAGTTCCAGATGAGCGCCTGCAAAGCCTTCGTCTGAATGAGAAACGCAGAAGGAGGATTAATAATGGCGAGCTTTTTGCGGGCAATCAGCGAAAGCACATGCTCACCAGTCGGGTAGCCGTCTTCATCTTGTTCTACCGCCAGCTTTTCCAAAGCATGCAGACGGTACAGCACATCGACTGGCAGTAGCTCCTCATTCTCCTTTACATAGAGCCGATCTTGCCAAACACGCAAATGTTCCAATGCGGCAAACCGGGCAGAAAGACCCGATTGGTTCAGTAAGTACAATGTCGTTCCCTTGTCTTCCTCATGCCAGTCGAGCGAGCTAAACCAGATAGAATCCGTATCATAGCCTTTCGCCCGATACGCGTCGACCACCTTGCTGAAAGCCGAACGCAACTGCCGCTCCATCCCTTCATTCGGGTCCTCACGCAGGAAATGGCGACAGGCACGACCGTTCACATAAAAAGCCTCGACGATTCCTGTAGGGGTGTCGCTGTTGCACTCAAGCATCTTCAAACCTTCTGTCGTCTGGGCAAAATCAAAGCGTCCAATCACAGTCGGCACCGTTTGGGAAACGACGATCCTGACTGCCTGCAATGCCTGCTTTGGCACTCCTAGTTCCAACAACAGGGAGTCCTCTGCACGCTGCAATACCGGAACGACCTTGGTAAAGATTTGCCCCAGTCGCTCGGTTGCCATCGCGATTTCCTCTCGAAAGGTGGGGGAGATCAGGTGAATATCATGGAGCGCATATTCCTCGCCATACATCCAATCCCAGGTAAATACGCCCTCTTCCCGCATCGGGCCGTACAGCGCCTCTCGTTCTCGTCGGTTATGGTCCGCCACTTTCCTCACCTCACCCGGAGCTGGAATAGCCCGAGCTGCCGATACCGCCCTTGGAGCTGCTCGTGCTTATCCCACTCGATACTCCGGATTTGCTCTTGTAAGACCTGTAGGTAGAGCTCGAACCCCCACTGCTGCTGCTATCGTCACAATAGCCGTCATTGTCATTATCGTAGCAATCATCATAGTCGTCCCCGGAAGAACAACCGCTGATCGCAAGTGCAGCTACGACGAACAGACCGACTACTTTCTTTGATTTCGTTTGTGCCATTTTTCTTCCTCCTACACTGGCTTCGCGTAGTAAACATAAACCTGCCGATCTTCATCCACCTCGGCCGATGTCTTCTCCCATTCGCGTCCATTCACGTACAAGTAGTCGCTTTGCAAA
This genomic stretch from Brevibacillus brevis harbors:
- a CDS encoding DUF350 domain-containing protein — encoded protein: MLGQLDYVVNFLAYLAVTIPILAVGIFVFTITTPYKEFDLIKQGAQTDDPKKMAAAKAASHDLGGKIIGLAIVLASAVYHSVNLWDLVIWGIVGMVFQVIIFYLFEWITPFKVVSEIPNGNVSVGIFASRLSIAAGLLMAALISY
- a CDS encoding glutathionylspermidine synthase family protein, whose amino-acid sequence is MADHNRREREALYGPMREEGVFTWDWMYGEEYALHDIHLISPTFREEIAMATERLGQIFTKVVPVLQRAEDSLLLELGVPKQALQAVRIVVSQTVPTVIGRFDFAQTTEGLKMLECNSDTPTGIVEAFYVNGRACRHFLREDPNEGMERQLRSAFSKVVDAYRAKGYDTDSIWFSSLDWHEEDKGTTLYLLNQSGLSARFAALEHLRVWQDRLYVKENEELLPVDVLYRLHALEKLAVEQDEDGYPTGEHVLSLIARKKLAIINPPSAFLIQTKALQALIWNLHEANEFFTEEEHAIIEAYMLPTYFENRFAGKEDYVTKPIFGREGGGVMLFASDGTLQEKDQEEFYWEQPMIYQKRVELPEITVQTMKGAYAGRLLWGSFWIGTEASAIVARVGGPITNNLSYYLPVGIDK